A part of Haloarchaeobius sp. HME9146 genomic DNA contains:
- a CDS encoding cysteine hydrolase family protein, whose protein sequence is MPVTITPERTALLITDPQVDFLKPESVVWDHIGETVEENDVVEHLVQLRDAAREGGITVFYSPHYYDADEYESWQHLNPIDEIMFDTRMFDLAGSGSEFIPELEPGDDTVVCAPHKQLSGFWSNDINTQLRQRGIDTIVLAGMSANLCVESHLRDAVEAGFEVLVVTDATAAAGKDALEAAYTNYGFIAHETATTEEVVARLSQKEVAPADD, encoded by the coding sequence ATGCCCGTTACCATCACCCCCGAACGCACAGCACTGCTGATCACCGACCCACAGGTAGACTTCCTGAAGCCCGAGAGCGTGGTCTGGGACCACATCGGCGAGACGGTCGAGGAGAACGACGTCGTCGAGCACCTCGTCCAGCTCCGTGACGCCGCCCGCGAAGGCGGTATCACGGTGTTCTACTCCCCGCACTACTACGACGCCGACGAGTACGAGAGCTGGCAACACCTGAACCCCATCGACGAGATCATGTTCGACACCAGGATGTTCGACCTCGCCGGGTCGGGTAGCGAGTTCATCCCCGAACTCGAACCAGGCGACGACACCGTCGTCTGCGCCCCACACAAACAGCTCAGTGGCTTCTGGAGCAACGACATCAACACGCAACTCCGCCAGCGTGGCATCGACACCATCGTCCTCGCTGGCATGAGCGCGAACCTCTGCGTCGAATCACACCTCCGTGACGCGGTCGAGGCCGGGTTCGAGGTACTGGTCGTCACCGACGCGACCGCCGCCGCCGGGAAGGACGCACTCGAAGCCGCCTACACCAACTACGGCTTCATCGCACACGAGACCGCCACCACCGAGGAGGTCGTCGCCAGACTGTCACAGAAGGAAGTGGCCCCGGCCGACGATTAG
- the rqcH gene encoding ribosome rescue protein RqcH, producing the protein MEPKRELTSVDLAALVSELNAYKGAKLDKAYLYGDDMIRLKMRDFERGRVELLLEVGDTKRAHVAAPSHVPDAPGRPPNFAMMLRNRLSGADFEGVEQFEFDRILEFSFTREDKDTKIIVELFGHGNVAVCDENYEVVDCLDTVRLKSRTVAPGSLYEFPESRLNPLTVDYEPFVAKMNESDTDVVRTLATQLNWGGLWGEELCQRAGVEKAMDIEDAGEAEYQAIYDTVQRLASSLSSADLDPRIYYEEPEEDEGSRRVLDVTPVPLEERENLASDVYDTFNGACDDYFYELELEDEEESGGSKAGSNRPDFAEQIAKHERIIEQQEGAIEGFDEQAEAEREKAELLYGHYGLVDEVCSTIRAAREEEVPWDDIAAKFDQGADQGIPEAEAVVSVDGAERTVTLDLDGTQVTVDVFEGVEKNADRLYTEAKRIEEKKEGALAAIEDTREELADIKERRDQWDARDDDDEDGGDDEDTETDWLALQSVPIRTDEKWFERFRWFHTSDGFLVIGGRNADQNEELVKKYLDKGDKVFHTQAHGAPVTIMKATDPSEPSRDVDFPESSIEEAAQFAVTYSSVWKDGVFAADVYEVDGDQVTKTPESGEYLEKGSFAIRGDRTYHNDTAVGCAVGIQCEPLTRVIGGPPSAIEDRTEVNSRVEPGRYAQGDVAKRIYRQFREEFTDTSFVRKVASPDKIQHFLPPGGSRILEE; encoded by the coding sequence ATGGAACCCAAGCGAGAGTTGACGAGCGTCGACCTCGCCGCCCTCGTCTCCGAGTTGAACGCCTACAAGGGCGCGAAACTCGACAAGGCGTATCTCTACGGCGACGACATGATTCGCCTGAAGATGCGCGACTTCGAGCGCGGCCGGGTCGAGCTGCTCCTGGAGGTGGGCGACACGAAACGCGCCCACGTCGCCGCGCCGAGCCACGTCCCCGACGCCCCCGGTCGCCCGCCGAACTTCGCGATGATGCTGCGCAACCGGCTCTCCGGGGCGGACTTCGAGGGCGTCGAACAGTTCGAGTTCGACCGCATCCTCGAGTTCTCGTTCACCCGTGAGGACAAGGACACGAAGATCATCGTCGAGTTGTTCGGGCACGGGAACGTCGCGGTCTGCGACGAGAACTACGAGGTCGTCGACTGTCTGGACACCGTTCGCCTGAAGTCCCGGACCGTCGCGCCGGGGTCGCTGTACGAGTTCCCCGAGTCGCGGCTGAACCCGCTGACCGTCGACTACGAGCCGTTCGTCGCGAAGATGAACGAGTCCGACACCGACGTGGTCCGGACGCTCGCGACCCAGCTCAACTGGGGCGGGCTCTGGGGCGAGGAGCTGTGCCAGCGCGCCGGCGTGGAGAAGGCCATGGACATCGAGGATGCCGGCGAAGCCGAGTACCAGGCCATCTACGACACGGTCCAGCGCCTCGCGAGTTCGCTCTCCTCGGCCGACCTCGACCCCCGAATCTACTACGAGGAGCCCGAAGAAGACGAGGGGAGCCGCCGGGTCCTCGACGTGACACCGGTCCCGCTGGAGGAACGCGAGAACCTCGCCAGCGACGTGTACGACACGTTCAACGGTGCCTGCGACGACTACTTCTACGAACTCGAACTCGAGGACGAGGAGGAGTCCGGGGGCAGCAAGGCCGGGTCCAATCGCCCGGACTTCGCCGAACAGATCGCCAAGCACGAGCGCATCATCGAGCAGCAGGAGGGCGCTATCGAGGGCTTCGACGAACAGGCCGAGGCCGAACGCGAGAAGGCCGAGTTGCTGTACGGCCACTACGGGCTGGTCGACGAGGTCTGTTCGACCATCCGGGCTGCCCGCGAGGAGGAGGTCCCGTGGGACGACATCGCCGCGAAGTTCGACCAGGGTGCCGACCAGGGTATCCCGGAGGCCGAGGCCGTCGTCTCCGTGGATGGGGCCGAGCGGACCGTCACGCTGGACCTCGACGGGACCCAGGTCACCGTGGACGTGTTCGAGGGCGTCGAGAAGAACGCCGACCGGCTATACACCGAGGCCAAGCGCATCGAGGAGAAGAAGGAGGGTGCGCTGGCCGCCATCGAGGACACCCGCGAGGAACTCGCGGACATCAAGGAGCGCCGCGACCAGTGGGACGCCCGCGACGATGACGACGAGGACGGCGGCGACGACGAGGACACAGAGACCGACTGGCTCGCCCTCCAGTCCGTCCCCATCCGGACCGACGAGAAGTGGTTCGAGCGGTTCCGCTGGTTCCACACGAGCGACGGGTTCCTCGTCATCGGCGGCCGGAACGCCGACCAGAACGAGGAGTTGGTCAAGAAGTACCTCGACAAGGGCGACAAGGTGTTCCACACGCAGGCACACGGCGCACCCGTCACCATCATGAAGGCGACCGACCCGAGCGAACCCTCTCGTGATGTCGACTTCCCCGAGTCGAGCATCGAGGAGGCCGCACAGTTCGCGGTGACGTACTCCTCGGTCTGGAAGGACGGCGTCTTCGCCGCGGACGTGTACGAGGTCGACGGCGACCAGGTGACCAAGACGCCCGAGAGCGGGGAGTACCTCGAGAAGGGCTCGTTCGCCATCCGGGGCGACCGGACCTACCACAACGACACGGCCGTCGGCTGTGCCGTCGGCATCCAGTGCGAACCGCTGACGCGCGTCATCGGCGGCCCGCCGTCGGCCATCGAGGACCGGACGGAGGTGAACAGCCGGGTCGAGCCCGGTCGCTACGCACAGGGAGACGTGGCCAAGCGCATCTACCGGCAGTTCCGTGAGGAGTTCACGGACACGTCGTTCGTCAGGAAGGTCGCGAGTCCGGACAAGATACAGCACTTCCTCCCGCCGGGCGGGAGCCGCATCCTCGAGGAGTAG
- a CDS encoding DUF4870 domain-containing protein, with protein sequence MATDDITADPVATADSSVTTDSTTHTPSETSLGVDENVAGALAYVFGVISGAIVFVLESENEFVRFHAAQSIVLSIAIFVAAFALTLVNVVLTFAIGGLLGGLISLVLSLVGLVFGFAAFGIWVYMLVRTYQGRSIRLPVVSGIADSLV encoded by the coding sequence ATGGCAACTGATGATATCACCGCTGACCCCGTAGCCACGGCAGACAGTTCCGTAACCACCGACTCGACCACGCACACGCCATCGGAGACCAGCCTCGGCGTCGACGAGAACGTCGCGGGCGCACTCGCGTACGTGTTCGGCGTCATCTCCGGCGCGATCGTGTTCGTCCTCGAATCGGAGAACGAGTTCGTGCGGTTCCACGCCGCGCAGTCCATCGTCCTCTCCATCGCGATATTCGTGGCGGCGTTCGCCCTCACGCTGGTGAACGTCGTACTCACGTTCGCCATCGGCGGGCTCCTCGGTGGCCTCATCTCGCTCGTGCTCTCGCTCGTCGGGCTCGTCTTCGGGTTCGCCGCGTTCGGCATCTGGGTGTACATGCTGGTCCGGACGTACCAGGGTCGGTCCATCCGGCTGCCGGTCGTCTCCGGCATCGCCGACAGTCTGGTCTGA
- a CDS encoding DUF4013 domain-containing protein, producing MLLDTFRYPFRGPDARSVWAALAGFGLTASLLARFAVGLYPSALSLVPALLAVVPLVLWAGYCHRLVATTIEGATELPPARSLRELARDGVRTAAVTGIYLSVPTAVLLVTVRGAGSLSPADVSGGGGALFVLGTTVTLCLALAIVYLYPGAFAALADGEPLVTALDPRGRGYVYRHSAYFLTWVVAFTVGGLGATLFGVVLAGRGVEGLLALAVTVYTSQVAARLVGVGYGRVVR from the coding sequence GTGCTCCTCGACACGTTCCGGTACCCGTTCCGTGGGCCCGACGCCAGGAGTGTGTGGGCAGCCCTCGCCGGGTTCGGCCTCACCGCATCCCTCCTCGCCCGGTTCGCGGTCGGCCTGTATCCCAGCGCGCTCTCGCTGGTCCCGGCGCTGCTTGCTGTCGTCCCACTCGTCCTCTGGGCGGGCTACTGCCACAGGCTCGTCGCCACGACCATCGAGGGCGCGACAGAGCTCCCCCCGGCCCGGTCGCTCCGCGAGTTGGCCCGCGATGGCGTTCGCACCGCGGCCGTGACCGGCATCTATCTCTCCGTTCCGACCGCCGTCCTCCTCGTCACCGTCCGCGGTGCCGGTTCCCTCTCACCGGCAGACGTTTCGGGTGGCGGTGGCGCGCTCTTCGTCCTCGGGACGACCGTCACCCTCTGTCTCGCCCTCGCTATCGTCTACCTCTACCCGGGGGCATTCGCGGCACTGGCCGACGGGGAGCCACTCGTCACTGCTCTGGACCCGCGCGGCCGTGGCTACGTCTACCGCCACAGCGCGTACTTCCTGACCTGGGTCGTCGCGTTCACCGTCGGCGGCCTCGGTGCGACCCTGTTCGGTGTCGTCCTCGCGGGCCGCGGGGTCGAGGGACTCCTCGCGCTGGCCGTCACGGTGTACACCAGCCAGGTCGCCGCGCGGCTGGTCGGGGTGGGCTACGGGCGGGTGGTCCGGTAG
- a CDS encoding mRNA surveillance protein pelota, which translates to MQIKNRVQVDGRTERITLVPETIDDLWHLQYVLEPGDLVAGDTTRRIQRDDEQLRDTGGEREHMHITLGVEEVEFHKFANRLRVSGTIERCSREDQLGLHHTLNVEEHDEIEVEKIWKPDQLDRLSEAEESADNPDVAIATVEEGEAHIHTVAQYGTEDRGSFTGTTGKGEYARGRSELFAELAQALARMDVDAVILAGPGFTKQDAFKYIEQNHPEVAEKTTVVDTASVGDRGVHEVLKRGAVEDVQRETRIAEEAEYIDELTTRIATGHEAAYGPESVAKAADYGAIDRLLVLDEKLREERGPDGEWDLDVNDLITNVERKGGEITVFSSEFPPGQQLKNLGGIAALLRYRLD; encoded by the coding sequence ATGCAGATAAAGAACCGGGTGCAGGTCGACGGGCGCACGGAACGCATCACGCTCGTTCCGGAGACCATCGACGACCTGTGGCACCTGCAGTACGTCCTCGAGCCCGGTGACCTCGTCGCCGGCGACACGACGCGACGTATCCAGCGCGACGACGAGCAGCTGCGCGACACCGGCGGCGAACGCGAGCACATGCACATCACGTTGGGTGTCGAGGAGGTGGAGTTCCACAAGTTCGCGAACCGGCTCCGGGTGTCGGGAACCATCGAGCGCTGTTCCCGCGAGGACCAGCTCGGGCTGCACCACACGCTCAACGTCGAGGAACACGACGAGATAGAGGTCGAGAAGATCTGGAAGCCGGACCAGCTCGACCGCCTCTCCGAAGCGGAAGAGTCCGCCGACAACCCCGACGTGGCCATCGCGACCGTCGAGGAGGGCGAGGCGCACATCCACACCGTCGCCCAGTACGGCACCGAGGACCGCGGCTCGTTCACGGGGACGACCGGGAAGGGTGAGTACGCCCGCGGGCGCTCGGAGCTGTTCGCAGAACTCGCCCAGGCACTGGCCCGGATGGACGTCGACGCCGTCATCCTCGCCGGTCCTGGCTTCACCAAGCAGGACGCGTTCAAGTACATCGAGCAGAACCACCCCGAGGTCGCTGAGAAGACGACCGTGGTCGATACGGCCTCGGTCGGTGACCGGGGCGTCCACGAGGTCCTGAAACGCGGCGCGGTCGAGGACGTCCAGCGCGAGACTCGCATCGCCGAGGAGGCCGAGTACATCGACGAGTTGACCACGCGAATCGCCACCGGCCACGAGGCCGCGTACGGGCCGGAATCGGTCGCGAAGGCCGCCGACTACGGCGCTATCGACCGGTTGCTCGTCCTCGACGAGAAACTCCGCGAGGAGCGCGGCCCCGACGGCGAGTGGGACCTCGACGTGAACGACCTCATCACGAACGTCGAACGCAAGGGCGGCGAGATAACCGTCTTCTCCAGCGAGTTCCCACCGGGCCAGCAGCTGAAGAACCTCGGCGGAATCGCGGCGCTCCTCCGGTATCGACTCGACTGA
- a CDS encoding prohibitin family protein, whose amino-acid sequence MSSDDLDIDFGGGGSSSSGGGGDGRRGLVIAIAGITLLLLVVVLVAFIFGGIVTVDEGTRAVHTSQGKVVGVYGPGWHLKIPVLDGAHHYDVRTQEYTMSSSSGEGAKSNRDDSITALSSEGMELDIDVTVRYHVVPNEVDAIYSTVGTSNEEINRKIVRPTSRSAVRSCAAEYEGLQIYSTDRDKFRTCINSQLSTEFGTNGVELETVQIRNVQLPPKVVEAINEKQATEKRLEKKETEIEIEKKEKERAVIEAEAEAEQIKIKGEALRENPEILQLRYIEALRTNPNTVYIPSDSGLTLTREVDAPNGNTNTTNNSSRVVSQRDIAGVDPTLLDSATLDLPRVVVG is encoded by the coding sequence ATGAGTTCTGACGATCTCGACATCGACTTCGGTGGCGGCGGGTCCAGCAGCAGTGGCGGGGGCGGTGACGGCCGACGTGGCCTCGTCATCGCTATCGCGGGCATCACACTGCTCTTGCTGGTCGTCGTCCTCGTCGCGTTCATCTTCGGCGGTATCGTCACGGTCGACGAAGGGACACGGGCCGTCCACACGAGCCAGGGCAAGGTCGTCGGCGTGTACGGCCCCGGCTGGCACCTGAAGATCCCCGTCCTCGACGGTGCACACCACTACGACGTCCGGACCCAGGAGTACACGATGAGTTCCTCCTCCGGTGAGGGCGCGAAGTCGAACCGCGACGACTCCATCACGGCACTCTCCTCGGAGGGGATGGAGCTCGATATCGACGTCACGGTCAGGTACCACGTCGTCCCGAACGAGGTCGACGCCATCTACTCGACGGTCGGCACCTCGAACGAGGAGATCAACCGGAAGATCGTTCGGCCGACCTCCCGGTCCGCGGTCCGGAGCTGTGCTGCCGAGTACGAGGGCCTCCAGATATACTCGACCGACCGCGACAAGTTCCGCACCTGCATCAACTCCCAGTTGAGCACGGAGTTCGGGACCAACGGGGTCGAACTGGAGACCGTCCAGATACGGAACGTCCAGCTCCCGCCGAAGGTCGTCGAGGCCATCAACGAGAAGCAGGCGACCGAGAAGCGACTGGAGAAGAAGGAGACGGAGATAGAGATAGAGAAGAAGGAGAAAGAACGGGCGGTCATCGAGGCCGAGGCCGAGGCGGAGCAGATCAAGATCAAGGGCGAGGCACTTCGCGAGAACCCCGAGATATTGCAACTGCGCTACATCGAGGCGCTCCGGACGAACCCGAACACGGTCTACATCCCCTCTGACTCCGGGCTCACGCTGACGCGCGAGGTCGATGCACCGAACGGGAACACGAACACCACGAACAACTCCTCGCGGGTCGTCTCACAGCGCGACATCGCGGGCGTCGACCCGACGTTGCTCGATTCCGCGACGCTCGACCTCCCGCGGGTCGTGGTCGGCTGA
- a CDS encoding TrmB family transcriptional regulator translates to MTANEDEAIDSLERLGLTSYEAKVFIALQKLGTGTAREVSRVADVPRSQVYSVTEGLEERGLIEVQQSSPMQYRPVSTDEARSMLRERFERESDQAFDYVETVREQFGDDQEEQEAIWTIRGRERISDRAADLIRRADESVAYAAASPELVTEDITEALRACADRGLETAVLSEEPAVRELFADEPGIRTDEPANPHKGAPDEGGPCRGVFVDDDALLLSVVGHGQELPGIDRETAFWSEETNFAKMLIQLAKSAGGPVE, encoded by the coding sequence ATGACTGCAAACGAAGACGAGGCCATCGACTCCCTGGAACGTCTCGGGCTCACCAGCTACGAGGCCAAGGTGTTCATCGCACTGCAGAAGCTCGGGACCGGTACCGCCCGGGAGGTCTCCCGGGTGGCGGACGTGCCACGCTCGCAGGTATACAGCGTGACAGAGGGCCTGGAGGAGCGCGGACTCATCGAGGTCCAGCAGTCCAGCCCGATGCAGTACCGGCCGGTCAGCACCGACGAGGCGCGCTCGATGCTGCGAGAGCGCTTCGAACGCGAGTCCGACCAGGCGTTCGACTACGTCGAGACGGTGCGAGAACAGTTCGGTGACGACCAGGAGGAACAGGAGGCCATCTGGACCATCCGCGGTCGCGAACGCATCTCCGACCGCGCGGCCGACCTCATCCGGCGTGCCGACGAGTCGGTGGCCTACGCCGCGGCCTCGCCCGAGCTCGTCACCGAAGACATCACCGAGGCGCTCCGCGCGTGTGCCGACCGCGGCCTCGAGACGGCCGTGCTGAGCGAAGAACCCGCGGTCCGCGAGCTGTTCGCAGACGAGCCCGGTATCAGGACCGACGAACCCGCAAATCCACACAAGGGTGCCCCCGACGAGGGTGGCCCCTGCCGGGGCGTGTTCGTCGACGACGACGCGTTGCTGTTGAGCGTCGTCGGCCACGGGCAGGAACTGCCCGGCATCGACCGCGAGACCGCGTTCTGGAGCGAGGAGACGAACTTCGCGAAGATGCTCATCCAGCTGGCGAAATCGGCGGGCGGCCCGGTCGAGTAA